A part of Nitrospirota bacterium genomic DNA contains:
- the msbA gene encoding lipid A export permease/ATP-binding protein MsbA: MKNDLTIYKRLLTYLKPYKARLGWSVFFMGLTSVLISAQAYLVKPVLDKVILAKNMDLGLYLPPALVLVTILKGGAAYARDYMMGWVGQRVVNDIRDQLYTHVESLSFSYFTRTPTGVIISRIVNDVNLVQGALTKAPSSLVQGIFTMAALTGYILYLNWRLAVFSIIVLPLAGFALSKFSKRFRTASTQMQEQIGVLTTHLHETIGGIRIVKAFGMEDYESKRFAVKNKNLFNSLMRAIKTGAVSHPVMEVISILGTSLVILFGLYFITIGTMTVGDFFSFMAALVFFYRPLRDLNGVNNTVQDGVAAAQRIFEVLDTQPEIKNRQGAQSVSRDFRTIEFRNLTFKYEDEMVLKDINLTVKAGETIAIVGKSGGGKTTFVNLIPRFYDVTGGSILIDGKDIRDLSIESLRSLTAIVTQQTFLFNDTVKDNIAYGDTDRPFEDIVRAAQSAYAEDFIRALPLGYDTIIGESGVKLSGGQRQRIAIARALLKNAPILILDEATSSLDTQSEREVQNALDTLMKGRTSFVIAHRLSTIMNADRIIVLKDGRIVEQGRHEDLLTRGGEYKNLYERQFRDETPARTV, encoded by the coding sequence ATGAAAAACGATCTGACCATCTATAAAAGGCTCTTAACCTATCTGAAGCCCTATAAAGCCAGGCTTGGCTGGTCCGTGTTCTTTATGGGTCTTACCAGCGTGCTGATCTCGGCGCAGGCCTACCTGGTAAAGCCCGTGCTGGACAAGGTGATCCTGGCAAAGAACATGGATCTCGGCCTCTATCTCCCGCCCGCGCTCGTCCTCGTAACCATCCTGAAAGGCGGTGCGGCCTATGCCCGGGACTACATGATGGGCTGGGTCGGACAGCGGGTTGTGAATGACATACGAGACCAACTCTATACACATGTCGAGTCCCTGTCCTTCTCCTATTTCACCCGGACCCCGACCGGCGTAATCATCTCCCGCATCGTCAACGACGTGAACCTGGTGCAGGGGGCCCTCACGAAGGCGCCGTCAAGCCTGGTACAGGGAATCTTCACCATGGCTGCGCTTACCGGATACATCCTCTATCTTAACTGGAGGCTCGCCGTTTTTTCGATCATCGTTCTGCCTCTTGCCGGTTTTGCGCTCTCAAAATTCAGCAAACGCTTCAGAACAGCGAGCACGCAGATGCAGGAGCAGATCGGCGTTCTGACTACGCATCTCCATGAGACCATTGGGGGCATCCGGATCGTCAAGGCATTCGGCATGGAAGATTACGAGAGCAAGAGGTTCGCCGTGAAGAACAAGAACCTCTTCAACTCCCTTATGCGTGCGATAAAGACCGGCGCGGTCTCTCACCCCGTAATGGAGGTGATTTCCATACTCGGGACGTCCCTCGTTATCCTCTTCGGCCTCTACTTCATTACCATCGGCACCATGACCGTTGGTGATTTCTTTTCCTTTATGGCGGCGCTCGTCTTCTTCTACCGCCCGCTGAGGGACCTGAACGGAGTGAACAACACGGTCCAGGACGGCGTTGCCGCCGCTCAACGCATCTTTGAGGTCCTCGACACTCAGCCGGAGATAAAGAACCGTCAGGGCGCGCAATCCGTTTCCCGTGATTTCAGGACGATCGAATTCCGGAATCTTACCTTCAAATATGAGGACGAGATGGTGCTGAAGGACATCAATCTGACCGTGAAAGCAGGGGAGACGATCGCTATCGTGGGCAAGAGCGGCGGGGGCAAAACGACCTTCGTGAATCTCATCCCCCGTTTTTACGATGTCACCGGCGGATCGATCCTTATCGACGGCAAGGATATTCGCGACCTGTCGATTGAATCCCTCAGATCGCTGACCGCCATCGTCACGCAGCAGACTTTCCTGTTCAACGACACGGTCAAGGACAACATCGCTTACGGAGATACCGATAGACCATTTGAGGATATTGTCCGTGCGGCGCAATCCGCCTATGCCGAAGACTTTATCCGGGCGCTTCCCCTGGGATACGACACGATTATCGGCGAGTCGGGCGTCAAGCTATCCGGGGGCCAGCGCCAGCGGATCGCGATCGCCAGGGCATTGCTCAAAAACGCCCCCATTCTCATACTCGATGAAGCCACATCCTCGCTGGATACGCAGTCCGAGCGTGAAGTGCAGAACGCCCTCGACACGCTCATGAAAGGCAGGACGAGCTTCGTGATCGCCCACCGTCTTTCGACCATCATGAACGCGGACCGGATCATCGTGCTCAAAGACGGCAGGATCGTGGAGCAAGGCAGGCATGAGGACCTTCTCACACGGGGCGGTGAATACAAGAACCTGTACGAGCGGCAGTTCCGGGATGAAACGCCGGCAAGGACCGTGTAA
- the lpxB gene encoding lipid-A-disaccharide synthase — translation MKKVMIMSGEASGDLHGANLARELWKQDPAMVIYGVGSKQMQEAGVRMLADAKEISVVGITEVLTHLGVIYRVYASLKRFLKHERPDLLVLIDFPDFNIKLGKAAQKLGIPVLYYISPQVWVWRKGRIKTIARMVKAMIVVFPFEVPLYEKAGVDVRFVGHPLTDVVRSDLTKEQAKSVFGLDASRRTIALLPGSRKSELTHLLPDMLAAAKILSARFQDLQFILPVAPTLDQRFVRTFMEQCGVPVRVIEGRVYDVLRASDAAIVTSGTATLETGLMSIPMVIVYRISAITYTILSSMVHAGLKHVGLVNIVADERLVPELIQEESTPQHMADAVARMLTDPIYYDQIRAGLEGVRMRLGDAGASARAAAVVRELLAT, via the coding sequence ATGAAAAAGGTTATGATCATGTCAGGGGAAGCGTCCGGCGATCTGCATGGCGCAAACCTCGCGCGGGAGTTATGGAAACAGGACCCCGCGATGGTTATTTACGGCGTCGGCAGCAAGCAGATGCAGGAGGCCGGCGTCCGGATGCTTGCCGATGCAAAGGAGATCTCGGTCGTCGGGATCACGGAAGTGCTTACCCACCTTGGCGTGATCTACCGGGTCTATGCGTCGTTGAAGCGTTTTCTGAAGCACGAGCGGCCTGACCTTCTCGTCCTGATAGACTTCCCTGACTTTAATATCAAGCTCGGCAAGGCGGCCCAAAAGCTTGGCATCCCGGTTTTGTATTACATCAGCCCCCAGGTATGGGTATGGAGAAAAGGGAGGATCAAGACGATCGCCCGGATGGTAAAGGCGATGATCGTTGTATTCCCCTTCGAAGTGCCGCTCTACGAGAAGGCGGGTGTTGATGTCAGGTTCGTGGGACATCCGCTTACGGATGTTGTACGATCGGACCTTACGAAGGAACAGGCGAAGAGCGTGTTCGGCCTTGATGCGTCCCGGCGGACCATCGCACTGCTGCCGGGCAGCAGAAAATCAGAATTGACGCATCTCCTGCCTGATATGCTTGCTGCGGCGAAGATACTCTCGGCCCGGTTTCAGGACCTGCAGTTTATTCTTCCCGTGGCGCCGACGCTGGACCAGCGCTTCGTGCGCACGTTTATGGAGCAGTGCGGCGTTCCCGTTCGAGTGATCGAGGGGAGGGTATACGACGTGCTGCGGGCATCGGACGCAGCCATCGTCACATCGGGCACGGCCACGCTCGAAACAGGGCTTATGTCAATACCGATGGTGATCGTCTATCGCATATCGGCCATAACCTACACGATCCTCAGCAGCATGGTGCACGCCGGATTAAAACACGTAGGCCTGGTGAATATCGTAGCGGATGAAAGGCTGGTTCCCGAACTGATCCAGGAGGAATCGACACCGCAGCACATGGCCGATGCCGTTGCCAGGATGCTGACCGATCCGATCTATTATGATCAGATACGCGCGGGTCTCGAAGGAGTGCGGATGCGGCTCGGAGATGCCGGCGCTTCGGCACGGGCTGCCGCTGTTGTCAGGGAATTGCTTGCGACATGA
- a CDS encoding DegT/DnrJ/EryC1/StrS family aminotransferase, which yields MTIPMVDLKVQYEAIKEEINAVVLGVLQSTHFILGPQVKALEEEIAHYHGVKHAVAVASGTDALHLALLAAGIKRGDEVITTPFTFIATAEAISYVGAMPVFVDIKPDSFNIDISKIIPAITNKTKAIIPVHLYGQPADMDGLMELAKKHKLRVIEDCAQSFGAEYQGKKTGAIGDLGCFSFFPSKNLGGYGDGGMVITDDNDCAKHLMSLRNHGSTVRYYHDEIGFNSRLDEIQAAIIRTKFRHIDTYNAKRRNNASLYSRYLADSNIRTPSEQSGTKHVYHQYTIRVKNRDAVKQKLDAGGITSSMIYYPVPLHLQRAYNDLGIKPGSLPMAEQAAREVLSLPMYPELTEEQIKKVADAVKMAL from the coding sequence ATGACGATACCGATGGTCGACCTCAAGGTCCAGTACGAAGCGATCAAGGAAGAGATCAATGCCGTCGTGCTTGGCGTACTGCAGAGCACGCATTTCATACTTGGTCCGCAGGTCAAGGCGCTTGAAGAAGAGATCGCGCACTATCATGGTGTGAAACATGCCGTGGCCGTTGCTTCCGGCACGGATGCCCTGCATCTTGCGCTTCTTGCCGCGGGGATCAAGCGGGGCGATGAGGTGATCACCACCCCCTTTACCTTTATCGCAACGGCCGAGGCGATATCCTATGTCGGCGCAATGCCGGTCTTTGTGGACATCAAACCCGATTCGTTCAACATCGATATTTCAAAGATCATACCGGCAATCACGAATAAAACAAAGGCCATCATCCCGGTGCATCTTTATGGACAGCCGGCGGACATGGATGGGCTTATGGAGCTCGCAAAAAAGCACAAGCTCAGGGTCATCGAGGACTGTGCCCAGTCCTTTGGCGCCGAATACCAGGGAAAAAAGACCGGCGCCATCGGTGATCTTGGCTGCTTCAGCTTTTTCCCGAGCAAGAACCTTGGAGGGTACGGCGACGGCGGCATGGTGATCACCGATGATAATGATTGTGCAAAGCATTTGATGAGTTTGAGGAACCATGGCAGCACGGTGCGTTATTACCACGACGAGATCGGGTTCAACAGCCGGCTCGATGAGATCCAGGCAGCGATCATCCGAACCAAGTTCAGGCATATCGATACTTATAACGCAAAGCGCAGGAACAATGCTTCGCTTTATTCACGATATCTCGCCGACTCCAACATCCGGACACCGTCGGAACAAAGCGGGACAAAACATGTGTATCATCAGTACACGATCAGGGTCAAGAACCGGGATGCGGTGAAGCAGAAGCTCGACGCGGGGGGCATTACCTCATCCATGATCTATTATCCTGTTCCGCTGCATTTGCAAAGAGCGTACAATGACCTCGGTATAAAGCCCGGAAGCCTGCCCATGGCTGAGCAGGCTGCGCGTGAGGTGCTGTCGCTTCCGATGTATCCCGAACTGACGGAAGAGCAGATCAAAAAAGTGGCTGATGCGGTGAAGATGGCGCTGTAG
- a CDS encoding Gfo/Idh/MocA family oxidoreductase has protein sequence MNKVRVGVIGVGYLGQFHAEKYANLPEVELVGLVDADPVRASQLSGKLKTQSFPDPAHLIGKVDAVSIVVPTVLHHSIAKQFLEQGVHVLIEKPMTVTLEQADELIDLATRNKLILQVGHIERFNPAFTAIKSLVGTPRYITAERAAPFTLRCTDVNVVLDLMIHDLDIVMDLAGSTPKEVSAAGISIITNEIDMATARIVFQNGCVADVSASRVSDEKKRLLRVFDEKAIYTSDYQTQKANVSRVKPGPGSQLVVEDISTDRRDTLEDEIRAFVKSVQGDVRTLVSGIEGRRALALARTITDNIEKGLTGFVPV, from the coding sequence ATGAATAAGGTTCGCGTGGGCGTCATCGGCGTTGGGTACCTGGGGCAGTTCCATGCGGAAAAATACGCGAACCTTCCCGAGGTTGAACTCGTCGGACTGGTGGACGCCGATCCGGTACGCGCATCACAGCTCTCCGGGAAGCTGAAAACACAGTCTTTCCCCGATCCAGCTCATCTGATCGGGAAGGTGGACGCCGTAAGTATTGTGGTGCCGACAGTCCTGCACCATAGCATTGCAAAGCAATTTCTGGAACAGGGCGTTCATGTTCTTATCGAGAAGCCAATGACCGTGACCCTCGAGCAGGCCGATGAACTTATCGATCTTGCAACCCGCAATAAATTGATACTGCAGGTAGGACATATTGAGCGGTTCAATCCCGCGTTCACGGCGATCAAGTCGCTGGTCGGAACACCGCGATATATAACTGCGGAACGGGCCGCGCCGTTCACGCTCAGGTGCACGGACGTGAATGTGGTGCTCGACCTCATGATCCATGACCTCGATATCGTCATGGACCTTGCCGGATCAACGCCGAAAGAAGTCAGCGCCGCCGGAATTTCGATCATCACCAACGAGATCGACATGGCAACGGCACGGATCGTATTTCAGAACGGATGTGTCGCCGATGTCAGTGCCAGCAGGGTCTCGGATGAAAAAAAACGACTGCTCAGGGTATTTGACGAGAAGGCGATCTATACGTCCGATTACCAGACACAGAAGGCGAACGTCTCGCGGGTAAAACCGGGACCCGGTTCTCAATTGGTCGTCGAGGACATTTCGACGGACCGGCGCGATACGCTGGAAGACGAGATCCGGGCTTTTGTGAAGAGTGTACAGGGCGATGTCCGGACCCTCGTGTCAGGCATTGAAGGCAGACGGGCGCTGGCCCTTGCAAGAACAATTACCGACAATATAGAAAAAGGGCTGACCGGTTTCGTCCCTGTATGA
- the lpxI gene encoding UDP-2,3-diacylglucosamine diphosphatase LpxI (LpxI, functionally equivalent to LpxH, replaces it in LPS biosynthesis in a minority of bacteria.) gives MNKIGLIAGNGNFPIAFAQAAKLKGLQVIAVAHEGETLPELAQLVDAIFWVKVGQLGKIITILKEQGVVDVLMAGGIKKTRFFGNTLPDMRGMALLAKMAHKKDDSLLRAVAEELESEGITVRESTLFLDSIVAQQGLLTKRKPSKEERRDIEFGWQMAKEIGRLDIGQTVVVKDQVILAVEAIEGTDEAIRRGGRLCGQGAVVVKVCKPQQDLRFDLPAIGTQTIKSMLEVQASCLAVEAGKTIIIERETVINDANRAGITIIAMQDLKDIA, from the coding sequence ATGAATAAGATCGGATTAATAGCGGGGAACGGCAATTTCCCCATCGCCTTCGCGCAGGCGGCAAAACTGAAGGGGCTGCAGGTCATCGCCGTTGCGCACGAAGGCGAAACCCTGCCTGAACTGGCGCAGTTGGTTGACGCGATATTCTGGGTCAAGGTCGGACAGCTTGGCAAGATCATCACTATTTTAAAAGAGCAGGGTGTTGTTGACGTGCTCATGGCCGGCGGCATCAAGAAAACACGATTCTTCGGCAATACACTGCCTGATATGCGGGGTATGGCGCTGCTTGCCAAAATGGCCCACAAAAAAGACGACTCCCTGCTTCGTGCGGTTGCCGAAGAACTGGAGTCCGAAGGAATAACGGTCCGCGAATCGACGCTCTTTCTTGACAGCATCGTTGCGCAGCAAGGCCTCTTGACGAAAAGAAAACCTTCGAAAGAGGAACGCCGGGACATTGAGTTCGGATGGCAGATGGCGAAAGAGATCGGCCGTTTGGACATTGGACAGACCGTCGTGGTAAAGGACCAGGTCATTCTTGCCGTGGAGGCCATTGAGGGCACTGATGAGGCAATTCGCCGCGGCGGCAGGCTCTGTGGCCAGGGAGCGGTCGTTGTCAAGGTTTGCAAGCCGCAGCAGGACCTTCGCTTCGACCTTCCGGCCATCGGGACGCAGACGATCAAATCCATGCTCGAGGTACAAGCATCCTGTCTGGCCGTTGAAGCGGGCAAAACCATTATCATTGAGCGTGAAACAGTCATTAACGATGCCAACCGGGCCGGCATTACGATCATCGCGATGCAGGACCTGAAGGATATCGCATGA
- the lpxA gene encoding acyl-ACP--UDP-N-acetylglucosamine O-acyltransferase: MNIHPTAIVHQKARIAGGVSIGPFTVIGEHVTIGKDTEIASHVLIEGWTTIGERNRIHSFTSIGAPPQDIGYRNEETFVLIGNDNVIREYATIHRATTKADRKTEIGNKNFLMAYIHVAHDCKLGNNIIMANNAAFGGHVIVEDFAVLGALIGIHQFVRIGAYSMIGGQSAIVLDVPPYVNATGNRAQLYGLNLVGLKRKGFSDQVINDLKKTYKIIFRSGLVQDEAFKKALEEFPDTKEVSYLIDFMRNSKRGVTR; encoded by the coding sequence GTGAACATACATCCGACTGCAATTGTACATCAAAAGGCGCGGATTGCCGGGGGCGTTTCGATCGGTCCCTTTACGGTCATCGGTGAGCACGTGACGATCGGGAAAGACACGGAGATCGCTTCCCATGTCCTGATCGAAGGCTGGACCACGATCGGAGAACGGAACCGGATCCATTCCTTTACGAGCATCGGCGCGCCGCCTCAGGATATCGGCTACCGGAACGAGGAAACATTCGTGCTCATCGGCAATGATAATGTCATACGGGAATACGCGACCATACACCGCGCCACGACCAAGGCCGACCGGAAGACGGAGATCGGGAACAAGAACTTTCTCATGGCCTATATCCATGTTGCCCATGATTGCAAACTGGGGAACAACATTATCATGGCCAACAACGCCGCCTTCGGGGGGCATGTCATTGTCGAGGATTTCGCCGTGCTTGGCGCTCTTATCGGCATTCACCAGTTCGTCCGGATTGGAGCATACTCCATGATCGGCGGCCAGTCAGCCATTGTGCTGGATGTCCCGCCTTATGTCAACGCCACCGGCAACCGCGCGCAGCTCTATGGATTGAATCTCGTGGGTCTCAAGCGCAAAGGTTTCAGCGACCAGGTCATCAATGACCTGAAAAAGACGTATAAGATCATATTCCGGTCGGGACTCGTGCAGGACGAGGCATTCAAAAAGGCACTTGAAGAGTTTCCCGATACCAAAGAAGTGAGTTATCTGATCGATTTCATGCGCAACTCGAAACGGGGAGTGACGAGATAA
- the fabZ gene encoding 3-hydroxyacyl-ACP dehydratase FabZ translates to MLTINEVMDFLPHRYPFLMIDRILEFEADKRIVGLKNVTINEPFFQGHFPGHPIMPGVLLLEAMAQTGGVMALMSLPAEEVKKKVLYFMSIDKAKFRKPVTPGDQVRFELELIRARGPVRSLKAVAIVDGGVVAEAEMMAMIVDKDK, encoded by the coding sequence ATGCTCACTATCAATGAGGTAATGGACTTTCTTCCTCACCGGTATCCGTTTCTGATGATCGATCGCATCCTCGAGTTTGAGGCGGACAAGCGGATCGTGGGACTCAAAAATGTGACGATCAACGAGCCCTTTTTTCAGGGGCACTTTCCCGGCCATCCCATCATGCCGGGCGTTCTGCTCCTGGAGGCGATGGCGCAAACAGGCGGTGTGATGGCGCTCATGTCCCTGCCTGCCGAAGAGGTAAAGAAAAAGGTCCTCTATTTCATGAGCATCGATAAAGCAAAATTTCGCAAGCCCGTTACGCCGGGGGACCAGGTCCGGTTTGAACTGGAACTGATCAGAGCGCGCGGTCCCGTCAGAAGTTTGAAAGCGGTCGCGATCGTTGACGGCGGCGTTGTCGCCGAGGCTGAAATGATGGCCATGATCGTGGATAAAGATAAATAG
- the lpxD gene encoding UDP-3-O-(3-hydroxymyristoyl)glucosamine N-acyltransferase → MNLKELADMLGAELTGPADVDISGAAGVLEAREGQITFITGKSHLKDLERSQASAALVPLDTPALHLPLLRLNNPRLAFARTLEMFYVKPYQASGISEKAAIGANVVIGADPSIHPFVVLADDVKVGERVTLYPGVSIGRGSVVDDDSVIHANVSIGHNIRIGKRVIIHAGTVLGSDGFGFVTDKGRHHKIPQVGGVIIEDDVEIGGNCTIDRATLGNTLIKKGTKLDNQVHVAHNVTIGENCLIAGQVGIAGSSTIGNSVMFGGQVGVADHITVGDQVMAGGGSGITRDVEAGQVIAGYYAMPIRDWLKVQSLLPKLPELIKRIRELEKLIKEQ, encoded by the coding sequence ATGAATCTCAAAGAACTGGCAGATATGCTTGGTGCGGAATTGACCGGACCCGCTGACGTTGATATCAGCGGTGCGGCTGGTGTGCTTGAAGCGAGAGAAGGACAGATCACTTTCATCACCGGCAAAAGTCACCTCAAAGACCTTGAGCGCTCACAGGCTTCAGCAGCCCTGGTCCCGCTTGACACGCCTGCACTGCACCTGCCGCTGCTCCGGCTTAACAATCCCCGGCTTGCCTTCGCGCGGACCCTCGAGATGTTTTATGTCAAACCCTATCAGGCGAGCGGCATCAGCGAGAAAGCGGCGATCGGCGCGAACGTTGTTATCGGCGCGGACCCCTCTATTCATCCCTTTGTTGTTTTGGCTGATGACGTGAAGGTCGGTGAACGCGTTACTTTGTACCCCGGGGTCTCGATCGGCAGAGGTTCGGTTGTTGATGATGACTCCGTCATTCATGCCAACGTGAGCATCGGCCATAACATCCGGATCGGCAAACGGGTGATTATCCATGCGGGGACCGTGCTCGGCAGCGACGGCTTCGGGTTCGTGACCGACAAGGGGCGGCACCATAAGATTCCCCAGGTAGGTGGTGTGATCATAGAAGATGATGTTGAGATAGGCGGCAACTGCACGATCGACCGGGCCACGCTCGGGAACACCCTCATTAAGAAGGGGACGAAGCTCGACAATCAGGTGCATGTCGCGCATAATGTGACGATCGGAGAAAACTGTCTGATCGCCGGACAGGTCGGGATCGCGGGCAGCAGCACGATCGGAAACTCGGTGATGTTCGGTGGGCAGGTGGGGGTTGCGGACCATATTACCGTCGGCGACCAGGTGATGGCCGGGGGCGGGTCGGGTATCACCCGGGATGTGGAGGCGGGACAAGTCATTGCCGGATATTATGCCATGCCGATCAGGGATTGGCTCAAGGTCCAGTCTCTCCTGCCGAAACTGCCGGAGCTCATAAAACGTATTCGCGAACTTGAAAAGCTGATCAAAGAACAGTAA
- a CDS encoding OmpH family outer membrane protein, translating into MKRIILLCVAMLLISSTAMAAGGKIAYVDTQAVFDRAKLGKKYQGVVREYYESRKKILDLDSEDIQKLQDDYTKQKQAKLLNEKAEKEKEETLNRKISEFQKKRDDFSGEIGKKNEELSSEFNQQLVLVLKDIAKREKYSLVLNKTINILSKAEVPAVLYAEEDLDLTERVVAELDKKEDAKKEETKK; encoded by the coding sequence ATGAAAAGAATCATATTGTTGTGCGTTGCCATGTTGTTGATCTCATCGACCGCCATGGCGGCGGGAGGGAAAATAGCCTATGTAGATACCCAGGCGGTATTTGACAGGGCCAAGCTCGGCAAAAAATATCAAGGTGTGGTCAGGGAGTACTATGAAAGCCGGAAGAAGATCCTTGACCTTGATTCCGAAGATATACAGAAGCTGCAGGACGATTACACGAAGCAGAAACAGGCAAAACTGCTGAACGAGAAGGCGGAGAAGGAAAAGGAAGAGACCCTCAACCGCAAGATCAGTGAATTTCAGAAGAAGCGTGATGATTTCAGCGGAGAGATCGGGAAGAAGAACGAGGAGCTGTCAAGCGAATTCAACCAGCAGCTTGTTCTGGTGCTCAAGGATATCGCCAAACGGGAAAAATACTCCCTGGTCTTGAACAAGACGATCAATATCCTTTCGAAAGCCGAGGTCCCGGCGGTACTGTATGCTGAGGAGGACCTGGATCTGACCGAGAGGGTCGTCGCTGAATTGGACAAGAAGGAAGATGCCAAGAAGGAAGAAACCAAGAAATAA